One Halolamina litorea genomic window carries:
- a CDS encoding VOC family protein, with amino-acid sequence MADPTPTPGIHHVTCVAGDPQRNMDFWAETLGMRLVKRSINQDDPSTYHFFFGDAEGTPGTSMTFFPWEHLSQGKIGSGQVSRVAFRVPEGSLDYWESRFDDHGVDYDDRVERFGETVLPLRDPDGLPVELVESDIGADDPTTPWTEFVPADAAIRGFHSVTLWLADPDPTEELLETMGFERLGTEQAEGDTPGDERTRFAAEGPVGKYVDVLPTIQGGRNGHGTVHHVAFQTPTDADQEAMRKAVRSRGLNPTAQVDRHWFRSVYFREHAGVLFELATNGPGYDSDEPLDDLGGRLVLPGKFEARRDQIEAGLPDVTIPRAETAEADD; translated from the coding sequence ATGGCTGACCCAACACCGACGCCGGGCATCCACCACGTCACGTGCGTCGCCGGCGACCCGCAGCGCAACATGGACTTCTGGGCCGAGACGCTCGGGATGCGACTCGTGAAGCGCTCCATCAATCAGGACGACCCGAGCACGTACCACTTCTTCTTCGGCGACGCCGAGGGGACGCCGGGGACGAGCATGACGTTCTTCCCGTGGGAACACCTCTCGCAGGGGAAGATCGGCTCCGGGCAGGTCTCCCGGGTCGCGTTCCGGGTCCCCGAGGGGAGCCTCGACTACTGGGAGTCGCGCTTCGACGACCACGGCGTCGACTACGACGACCGGGTCGAGCGGTTCGGCGAGACCGTCCTGCCGTTGCGCGACCCCGACGGCCTCCCCGTCGAACTGGTCGAGAGCGACATCGGCGCCGACGACCCGACGACGCCGTGGACGGAGTTCGTCCCGGCCGACGCCGCCATCCGCGGCTTCCACTCCGTGACGCTCTGGCTCGCCGACCCCGACCCGACCGAGGAACTGCTGGAAACGATGGGGTTCGAGCGCCTCGGCACCGAGCAGGCCGAGGGTGACACCCCCGGCGACGAGCGAACTCGCTTCGCCGCCGAGGGCCCCGTCGGGAAGTACGTCGACGTGCTGCCGACGATTCAGGGCGGCCGCAACGGCCACGGCACCGTCCACCACGTCGCGTTCCAGACGCCGACCGACGCCGATCAGGAAGCGATGCGGAAGGCCGTCCGCTCGCGCGGACTCAACCCCACCGCACAGGTCGACCGCCACTGGTTCCGCTCGGTCTACTTCCGCGAGCACGCCGGCGTGCTGTTCGAACTGGCGACCAACGGCCCGGGCTACGACAGCGACGAACCCCTCGACGACCTCGGCGGGCGACTCGTGCTCCCCGGGAAGTTCGAGGCCCGCCGTGACCAGATCGAGGCCGGGCTCCCGGACGTCACGATCCCGCGGGCCGAGACAGCCGAAGCCGACGACTGA
- a CDS encoding DUF3311 domain-containing protein → MPDRTDSLVWGVVFALLLSLAVPWFLWDVSTVAAGLPVWLWWHVGWMVLASAVFAVFTRYGWGVWMGGMSS, encoded by the coding sequence ATGCCGGATCGAACCGACTCGCTCGTGTGGGGCGTGGTGTTCGCGCTCCTGTTGTCACTGGCCGTCCCGTGGTTCCTCTGGGACGTGTCGACGGTCGCCGCCGGACTCCCGGTCTGGCTCTGGTGGCACGTCGGCTGGATGGTGCTCGCGTCGGCCGTCTTCGCCGTGTTCACCCGCTACGGTTGGGGCGTCTGGATGGGGGGGATGTCGTCGTGA
- a CDS encoding sodium:solute symporter family protein, with the protein MGIVVAYLIVTLGVGLVAYRLTDRTAEDYYLASRTLGTVVLLFTTFATLLSAFTFFAGPNIAYANGPEWILVMGLMDGLIFGVLWYVVGYKQWLVGKKHGYVTLGEMLGDRFGSPRLRALVAGISLFWLFPYVMLQQVGAGGALSALTNGAVPYWAGAGLITVFMIGYVVLSGMRGVAWTDTLQGLFMLTMVWAAFVWVLGSVGGIGAATDALASSNPEFLSLGGGVYSAPWMLSQAIGIAFGVAMFPQVNQRFFVANSEKVLKRTMALWPLVVLLLFVPAFMLGAWAAGLGVPMPESGNILPGVLAEYTPTWFAALVVAGAMAAMMSSSDSMLLSGSSYFTRDLYRPFINDAASARREDLIARVGVAVFATLAFLASLYNPPSLFVIGDTAFGGFAQLAPPVIVALYWQRTTLSGMVAGLLGSQLFYMVTTFTPAAGETTTVLGVVVPGVMESFAGWSSSIAGMVVGLVLVVGVSAVTAPAPAERPAVLGGSSETDD; encoded by the coding sequence ATGGGCATCGTCGTCGCCTACCTCATCGTCACCCTCGGCGTGGGGTTGGTGGCCTACAGACTGACCGACCGTACTGCCGAGGACTACTACCTCGCTTCGCGCACGCTGGGGACCGTCGTCCTGCTGTTCACGACGTTCGCCACGCTGCTGTCGGCGTTTACGTTCTTCGCCGGCCCGAACATCGCCTACGCGAACGGGCCGGAGTGGATCCTCGTGATGGGGCTGATGGACGGGCTGATCTTCGGCGTGCTCTGGTACGTCGTCGGCTACAAGCAGTGGCTGGTCGGGAAGAAACACGGCTACGTCACGCTGGGAGAGATGCTCGGCGACCGGTTCGGCTCGCCGAGGCTGCGGGCGCTGGTCGCCGGCATCTCGCTGTTCTGGCTGTTCCCGTACGTGATGCTCCAGCAGGTCGGTGCCGGCGGCGCGCTCTCGGCGCTGACCAACGGCGCGGTTCCCTACTGGGCGGGCGCGGGGCTGATCACCGTGTTCATGATCGGCTACGTCGTCCTCTCGGGGATGCGCGGCGTGGCGTGGACCGACACGCTCCAGGGGCTGTTCATGCTCACGATGGTCTGGGCGGCGTTCGTCTGGGTGCTCGGCTCGGTCGGCGGCATCGGCGCCGCCACCGACGCGCTGGCGTCGTCGAACCCCGAGTTCCTCTCGCTGGGCGGTGGCGTCTACTCGGCCCCGTGGATGCTCTCACAGGCCATCGGGATCGCCTTCGGCGTCGCCATGTTCCCGCAGGTGAACCAGCGCTTCTTCGTCGCGAACTCCGAGAAGGTGCTCAAGCGCACGATGGCGCTCTGGCCGCTGGTCGTCCTCCTCCTGTTCGTGCCGGCGTTCATGCTCGGCGCGTGGGCCGCCGGGTTGGGCGTGCCGATGCCCGAGAGCGGCAACATCCTCCCGGGCGTGCTCGCGGAGTACACGCCGACGTGGTTCGCCGCGCTGGTCGTCGCCGGCGCGATGGCGGCGATGATGTCCTCCTCGGATTCGATGCTGCTCTCGGGGTCGTCGTACTTCACGCGGGATCTCTACCGGCCGTTCATCAACGACGCCGCCAGCGCGCGCCGCGAGGACCTCATCGCCCGCGTCGGCGTCGCCGTCTTCGCGACCCTGGCGTTCCTCGCGAGCCTCTACAACCCACCCTCGCTGTTCGTCATCGGCGACACGGCGTTCGGCGGCTTCGCGCAGTTGGCGCCGCCGGTGATCGTCGCGCTCTACTGGCAGCGGACGACGCTCTCGGGGATGGTCGCGGGGCTGCTCGGCAGTCAGCTGTTCTACATGGTCACGACGTTCACGCCCGCCGCGGGCGAGACGACGACGGTGCTTGGCGTCGTCGTCCCGGGGGTGATGGAAAGCTTCGCGGGGTGGTCGTCGTCTATCGCGGGCATGGTCGTCGGGCTTGTGCTGGTCGTGGGCGTCTCGGCGGTCACGGCGCCGGCACCCGCAGAACGGCCGGCCGTCCTCGGTGGGTCGAGCGAGACCGACGACTGA
- a CDS encoding DoxX family protein, which produces MTDDDRSLSRLGRIALGLGLALQAFEDFRDMDDTIEYAESAGVPMPETLAPLASGTMFAAGLGIALWKLPRLATGAAATFLAVVTTTMHDFWNAEEGEGGGDRLAFFGNLAMFGGVLVFLREAWRRD; this is translated from the coding sequence ATGACGGACGACGACCGCTCGCTCTCGCGGCTTGGACGGATCGCACTCGGTCTCGGGCTCGCGCTGCAGGCCTTCGAGGACTTCCGGGACATGGACGACACCATCGAGTACGCCGAATCCGCGGGCGTGCCGATGCCGGAGACGCTCGCGCCGCTGGCGTCGGGGACGATGTTCGCGGCGGGGTTGGGAATCGCGCTCTGGAAGCTCCCCCGGCTGGCGACCGGCGCGGCGGCGACGTTCCTCGCCGTCGTGACGACGACGATGCACGACTTCTGGAACGCCGAGGAGGGGGAGGGCGGCGGCGACCGGCTGGCCTTCTTCGGCAACCTCGCGATGTTCGGCGGCGTACTCGTGTTCCTGCGCGAGGCGTGGCGGCGGGACTGA
- a CDS encoding alanyl-tRNA editing protein, which translates to MTEQLYLDDSTVREFEATVERTVSDDRVVLDRTHFYPEGGGQPADHGTIRTDDGREWHVVDVQKHDGIHHYLEPGAGVDGDGADALPEAGATVTGELDWERRYSHMRYHTAQHLLSALLLDEFDAETTGNQVRDYKATLDCAYERFEEDDLRRIEDRMNELVDDARPVEWYVLDRETAEDELDPERTRLALLPDSITEIRIVEVGGVGDDEPFDRTACAGTHVSNTEEIGEVTVTGRETKGSEEERLTFELA; encoded by the coding sequence ATGACCGAGCAGCTCTACCTCGACGACTCGACGGTGCGGGAGTTCGAGGCGACCGTCGAGCGGACAGTGAGCGACGACCGCGTCGTCCTCGACCGAACCCACTTCTACCCCGAGGGCGGCGGCCAGCCGGCCGATCACGGCACCATCCGCACCGACGACGGCCGCGAGTGGCACGTCGTCGACGTACAGAAACACGACGGGATCCACCACTATCTCGAACCCGGGGCCGGCGTCGACGGGGACGGCGCCGACGCGCTCCCCGAAGCCGGCGCGACGGTCACGGGCGAACTCGACTGGGAGCGCCGGTACAGCCACATGCGCTACCACACGGCCCAACACCTGCTGTCGGCGCTGCTCCTCGACGAGTTCGACGCCGAGACCACCGGGAATCAGGTTCGGGACTACAAAGCAACGCTCGACTGTGCCTACGAGCGCTTCGAGGAGGACGACCTCCGGCGGATCGAGGACCGCATGAACGAACTGGTCGACGACGCCCGGCCCGTGGAGTGGTACGTACTCGACCGCGAGACCGCCGAGGACGAACTCGACCCCGAGCGGACGCGGCTGGCGCTGCTACCCGACTCGATCACCGAGATCCGGATCGTCGAGGTCGGTGGGGTAGGCGACGACGAGCCGTTCGACCGCACTGCCTGTGCAGGGACCCACGTCTCCAACACCGAGGAAATCGGCGAGGTCACCGTGACCGGCCGGGAGACGAAGGGAAGCGAGGAGGAGCGACTGACGTTCGAACTGGCCTGA
- a CDS encoding HD domain-containing protein: MGVEIRDAPVSAEEFAAMEEFVHDYLAASVESEDDGGRMRWYPWHSADYRFNHIRNVVEIATDIARAEGANVHVVRVAAVFHDVSKLEAEQDRHADAGARVAREYLTSRGDFPDSFIDEVCNVVSDHSYQGPLSDVSLETQCLIEADVLDKVGANGTVLMLLRMGYEARTHMDAAEMVDRVLERGKEHTERVESDTAESIGHQRLKRVKWFREWLEEEVAGISPESRSMEF; encoded by the coding sequence GTGGGCGTCGAAATAAGGGATGCGCCCGTCTCCGCCGAGGAGTTCGCCGCGATGGAGGAGTTCGTTCACGACTACCTCGCCGCAAGCGTCGAGAGCGAGGACGACGGCGGTCGGATGCGCTGGTACCCGTGGCACTCCGCGGACTACCGCTTCAACCACATCCGGAACGTCGTCGAGATCGCCACCGACATCGCCCGGGCGGAGGGCGCGAACGTCCACGTCGTCCGTGTCGCCGCCGTCTTCCACGACGTGTCCAAACTCGAAGCCGAACAGGACCGCCACGCCGACGCCGGCGCCCGGGTCGCCCGGGAGTACCTGACGAGCCGCGGGGACTTCCCGGACTCGTTCATCGACGAGGTCTGCAACGTCGTCTCGGACCACTCCTACCAGGGGCCGCTCTCGGACGTGTCGCTGGAGACGCAGTGCCTGATCGAGGCCGACGTGCTGGACAAGGTCGGCGCCAACGGGACGGTGCTGATGCTCCTGCGCATGGGCTACGAGGCCCGGACCCACATGGACGCCGCGGAGATGGTCGACCGCGTGCTCGAACGCGGGAAGGAACACACCGAGCGCGTCGAGAGCGACACCGCCGAGTCGATCGGTCACCAGCGGCTCAAGCGGGTGAAGTGGTTCCGCGAGTGGCTGGAAGAGGAGGTCGCGGGGATCAGCCCCGAGAGCCGGTCGATGGAGTTCTGA
- a CDS encoding NAD-dependent epimerase/dehydratase family protein: protein MSDSALIIGGTRFIGRHTVEELLDHDYHVTIFNRGNHDNPFADREGVDHVEGDRTDETDLKAAKLSVEPDIVIDCVAYYPADVAIATDIFSDVDGYVYISSGDAYGEEWIPKREGTTPMRPCTDEQAVDDSGETYGNRKAEGDREIVAAADDGVNAMSVRPCIVYGPYDYTERMDYWLDRVDNHDRVVVPGDGQNLWHRAYAADVAQALRVVAEEGEPGEFYNVGDQRAVTLEEMLGLIADAMDTEVEVVHAGKHELGAADLEPEDFVLYRDYPHLLDTNKLADLGWESTPLDEAMARTVEEHRESDRDGSEYDPGRENEEAVLDVLDTL, encoded by the coding sequence ATGTCCGACAGCGCGCTGATCATCGGCGGCACCCGCTTCATCGGCCGCCACACCGTCGAGGAACTGCTCGACCACGACTACCACGTCACGATCTTCAACCGCGGCAACCACGACAACCCCTTCGCCGACCGCGAGGGCGTCGACCACGTCGAGGGCGACCGCACCGACGAGACCGACCTCAAGGCCGCGAAGCTCTCCGTCGAACCCGACATCGTCATCGACTGTGTCGCCTACTACCCCGCCGACGTGGCCATCGCCACGGACATCTTCTCGGACGTGGACGGCTACGTCTACATATCCTCGGGCGACGCCTACGGCGAGGAGTGGATCCCCAAGCGCGAGGGAACCACGCCGATGCGACCCTGCACCGACGAGCAGGCCGTCGACGACTCGGGGGAGACCTACGGCAACCGCAAGGCCGAGGGGGACCGCGAGATCGTCGCCGCCGCCGACGACGGCGTGAACGCGATGTCCGTCCGGCCCTGCATCGTCTACGGGCCCTACGACTACACCGAGCGGATGGACTACTGGCTCGACCGCGTCGACAACCACGACCGCGTCGTCGTCCCCGGCGACGGCCAGAACCTCTGGCACCGCGCCTACGCGGCCGACGTGGCCCAGGCGCTCCGCGTCGTCGCCGAGGAGGGCGAACCGGGCGAGTTCTACAACGTCGGCGACCAGCGCGCCGTCACCCTCGAAGAGATGCTCGGCCTGATCGCCGACGCGATGGACACCGAGGTCGAGGTCGTCCACGCCGGCAAACACGAACTCGGCGCCGCCGACCTCGAACCCGAGGACTTCGTGCTCTACCGGGACTACCCGCACCTGCTGGACACGAACAAGCTCGCCGACCTCGGCTGGGAGTCGACGCCGCTCGACGAGGCGATGGCTCGAACCGTCGAGGAACACCGCGAGAGCGATCGCGACGGGAGCGAGTACGACCCCGGCCGTGAGAACGAAGAGGCGGTGCTGGACGTACTGGATACGCTCTAG
- a CDS encoding pyridoxal-phosphate dependent enzyme, whose translation MFSDAFVGLACTDCDATLAVDDTDPEAIAGAGPCPDCGAPRVPEYDLDAVDAESVRTGLRAWDRDTVLPFDAETALTAAEGGTPSVDAPRIADELGVGRVEIKDESRNPTGSVLDRGLSVAVTAAAESGADLIACASPGNAGQSMAAYAGQADLRSYSFVPTRSPFSNKAMVNVHGGDMKVVPGRLGDAVESLATELVSDYLDLGAFASPYRHDGLKTVAYELLADRDWDAPDAVILPASTGELVVGVVDGLRECVELGLIDDLPPVYAVQPAGCAPIAASFDVGKGETEPWETPDTIVGELEVADPPGGALALAAIRETDGAALTVADDEALESAVAVASTETVEVGLAGGVAAAGLWALAEDGTLGADDEAVVLNTEAATKAPDVLRSHLMGQGV comes from the coding sequence ATGTTCAGCGACGCGTTCGTCGGACTCGCCTGCACCGACTGCGACGCCACTCTCGCGGTGGACGACACCGACCCCGAAGCCATCGCCGGCGCCGGCCCGTGCCCGGACTGTGGCGCGCCCCGCGTGCCGGAGTACGACCTCGACGCCGTCGACGCCGAATCGGTCCGAACGGGACTGCGGGCGTGGGACCGCGACACCGTGCTTCCCTTCGACGCCGAGACGGCGCTCACGGCCGCGGAGGGTGGCACCCCGAGCGTCGACGCCCCCCGGATCGCCGACGAACTCGGCGTGGGGCGCGTCGAGATCAAGGACGAGTCCCGGAACCCTACCGGCTCGGTGCTCGACCGCGGCCTCTCCGTCGCTGTCACGGCGGCCGCCGAATCAGGGGCGGACCTGATCGCCTGCGCGTCTCCGGGCAACGCCGGACAGTCGATGGCGGCCTACGCGGGACAGGCCGACCTGCGTTCCTACTCGTTCGTCCCGACGCGCTCGCCGTTCTCGAACAAGGCGATGGTGAACGTCCACGGCGGGGACATGAAGGTCGTCCCCGGCCGCCTCGGTGACGCCGTCGAGTCGCTGGCGACCGAACTGGTGTCGGACTACCTCGACCTCGGGGCCTTCGCCAGCCCCTATCGCCACGACGGGCTGAAGACGGTCGCCTACGAACTCCTCGCGGACCGAGACTGGGACGCGCCGGACGCCGTTATCCTCCCCGCGAGCACGGGCGAACTGGTCGTGGGCGTCGTCGACGGCCTGCGGGAGTGCGTGGAACTGGGACTGATCGACGACCTTCCGCCCGTCTACGCCGTCCAGCCGGCGGGCTGTGCGCCGATCGCGGCCTCGTTCGATGTCGGGAAGGGGGAGACCGAACCGTGGGAGACCCCCGACACCATCGTCGGCGAACTGGAAGTGGCCGACCCGCCGGGCGGCGCGCTCGCCCTCGCGGCGATCCGGGAGACCGACGGCGCGGCGCTGACCGTGGCGGACGACGAGGCGCTGGAGAGCGCGGTTGCGGTGGCGTCGACCGAGACCGTCGAGGTGGGACTGGCCGGCGGCGTCGCCGCTGCGGGGCTCTGGGCGCTCGCGGAAGACGGCACCCTCGGCGCCGACGACGAGGCGGTCGTGCTCAACACCGAGGCGGCGACGAAGGCCCCGGACGTGCTCCGGAGCCACCTGATGGGCCAGGGCGTCTGA
- a CDS encoding thiolase domain-containing protein translates to MSGVRVAGVGLTHFGSHPERTGRDLFAEAALSAKEDAGVPLDDVEQLNVGNFAGPLSEGQGHLAPLLGEAAGLSCPATRYEEACASAGVAVREAVRTVRSGEADVVLAGGVERMTNHDTPEVTESLAIAADELFEVRAGVTFPAAYALMAEAYADSFGIDEADLKTDLANVASKNHDNAIPNEYAQYQRELTVEQALDAPPVAEPLGLFDCCPITDGASAVLLVSEEYAADHDLDAEVAVVGTGQGADRMALQDREHLARTPAADDAAAMAYDDAGIDADAVDVAEVHDCFTIAEVLAIESLGFYDPGEGLGAARRGETRADGDLPVNLSGGLKAKGHPVGATGGSQIAEMARILRGDHPNSDKVADAEVGVTHNAGGTVASAVVHVLEVAE, encoded by the coding sequence ATGTCAGGCGTGCGCGTGGCTGGTGTGGGGCTGACCCACTTCGGCTCGCACCCAGAACGAACCGGCCGCGACCTGTTCGCGGAGGCGGCGCTCTCCGCGAAGGAGGACGCCGGCGTCCCGCTCGACGACGTCGAACAACTGAACGTCGGCAACTTCGCCGGCCCGCTCTCGGAGGGACAGGGACACTTGGCGCCGCTGCTCGGGGAGGCCGCCGGCCTCTCCTGCCCGGCGACGCGCTACGAGGAGGCCTGCGCCTCGGCGGGCGTCGCCGTCCGCGAGGCGGTCCGGACCGTCCGATCCGGCGAGGCCGACGTGGTGCTCGCCGGCGGCGTCGAGCGGATGACCAACCACGACACCCCCGAAGTCACGGAGTCGCTGGCGATCGCCGCCGACGAACTGTTCGAGGTCCGCGCTGGCGTGACCTTCCCCGCGGCCTACGCGCTGATGGCGGAGGCCTACGCCGACAGCTTCGGCATCGACGAGGCCGACCTCAAGACCGACCTCGCGAACGTCGCCTCGAAGAACCACGACAACGCGATCCCCAACGAGTACGCCCAGTACCAGCGCGAACTCACCGTCGAGCAGGCTCTCGACGCACCCCCAGTGGCCGAACCCCTCGGGCTGTTCGACTGCTGTCCGATCACCGACGGCGCCTCGGCGGTCCTGCTCGTCAGCGAGGAGTACGCCGCCGATCACGACCTCGACGCCGAAGTCGCGGTCGTCGGGACGGGACAGGGCGCCGACCGCATGGCCCTCCAAGATCGAGAGCACCTCGCCCGCACGCCTGCCGCCGACGACGCGGCGGCGATGGCCTACGACGACGCCGGCATCGACGCCGACGCCGTGGATGTGGCGGAGGTCCACGACTGCTTCACCATCGCCGAGGTGCTGGCGATCGAGTCGCTCGGCTTCTACGACCCCGGCGAGGGACTCGGCGCCGCCCGCCGCGGGGAGACCCGCGCCGATGGCGACCTGCCGGTCAATCTCTCCGGCGGCCTCAAGGCCAAGGGTCACCCCGTCGGCGCGACCGGCGGCTCCCAGATCGCCGAGATGGCCCGGATTCTCCGTGGTGACCACCCCAACAGCGACAAGGTGGCCGACGCGGAGGTCGGCGTCACCCACAACGCGGGTGGGACGGTGGCCTCTGCAGTAGTTCACGTGCTGGAGGTGGCGGAATGA
- a CDS encoding Zn-ribbon domain-containing OB-fold protein: MSDAGFDEWLHAFVADDGYYVECANGHGHLPPRRICPDCGSTAFSEEALPESGTVETITTVHVAAPSFESDAPYDTAVVDFGPARVTGIVVDAPTGAVEIGDEVEPDVGASETTGDDVLVLRPV; this comes from the coding sequence ATGAGCGACGCCGGCTTCGACGAGTGGCTCCACGCCTTCGTCGCCGACGACGGCTACTACGTCGAGTGTGCGAACGGCCATGGCCACCTGCCGCCGCGGCGCATCTGCCCGGACTGTGGCTCGACGGCGTTCTCCGAGGAGGCGCTCCCTGAATCGGGGACCGTCGAGACGATCACGACCGTCCACGTCGCCGCGCCGTCGTTCGAGTCTGACGCGCCCTACGACACCGCCGTCGTGGACTTCGGCCCGGCGCGGGTGACCGGTATCGTCGTCGACGCCCCTACCGGCGCGGTCGAGATCGGCGACGAAGTCGAACCGGACGTCGGCGCGAGCGAGACCACCGGCGACGACGTGCTCGTCCTGCGACCGGTCTGA
- a CDS encoding signal peptidase I has product MTGGRLRRALNITGTVVLVVALLVTAIVAFPAVVGADHSYVVLSGSMEPSIGTGDVVIVADTPPERVATDDVIAFDRVAGDQKRTTHRVVEVVDRDGDRYFRTKGDANEEPDGRLVPADALIGTVRFSIPEVGWLFSFANSDTGVLTFVAVPGFLLAASELWGLVTAARDDGTDGGDGGDGAGHAVADDAGEGDP; this is encoded by the coding sequence ATGACGGGGGGGCGACTCCGCCGCGCGCTCAACATCACGGGCACCGTCGTTCTCGTCGTCGCGCTGCTCGTCACCGCAATCGTGGCGTTCCCGGCGGTGGTCGGCGCGGACCACAGCTACGTGGTACTCTCGGGGAGCATGGAGCCCAGTATCGGGACCGGCGACGTGGTCATCGTCGCGGACACGCCACCGGAGCGGGTCGCGACGGACGACGTGATCGCGTTCGATCGCGTCGCGGGGGACCAGAAGCGGACCACACACCGCGTGGTCGAGGTGGTCGATCGGGACGGCGACCGGTACTTCCGGACGAAGGGTGACGCGAACGAGGAGCCGGACGGCCGCTTGGTGCCGGCGGACGCCCTGATCGGCACGGTCCGGTTCAGCATCCCGGAGGTCGGCTGGCTGTTCTCCTTCGCGAACAGCGACACCGGCGTCCTCACCTTCGTCGCCGTCCCCGGGTTCCTCCTCGCCGCCTCGGAGCTGTGGGGGCTGGTCACCGCGGCGCGCGACGACGGCACCGACGGCGGCGACGGCGGCGACGGCGCCGGTCACGCTGTGGCGGATGACGCCGGGGAGGGGGATCCATGA
- a CDS encoding DUF7344 domain-containing protein, translating into MSTAKATREPVESEPDITQRVAFDVLSARRRRHVLHYLLQVDRTVELRELSEQLAAWENGVPPVDVTYDQRMRVYTSLRQLHLPKLDTEGIVEFDANRGTVVLTEEAAELEVYLEVVPHEEIPWSKYYAGLGSLSAMSVASAGLGVVPLTWIPGLWLAGIITLLFLGSALYHCHYDTNHRLGAGEEPPT; encoded by the coding sequence GTGAGTACCGCGAAAGCGACCCGGGAGCCCGTAGAGAGCGAACCGGACATCACCCAACGGGTGGCTTTCGACGTGCTCAGCGCACGTCGACGGCGACACGTCCTTCACTACCTGCTGCAAGTCGACCGGACCGTCGAGCTACGCGAGCTCTCCGAGCAGCTGGCGGCGTGGGAGAACGGCGTGCCGCCAGTCGACGTAACGTACGACCAACGCATGCGCGTCTACACGTCCCTCCGGCAGCTCCACCTGCCGAAACTCGACACCGAGGGGATCGTGGAGTTCGACGCGAACCGCGGGACGGTCGTCCTGACCGAGGAGGCCGCCGAGCTCGAGGTGTACCTCGAAGTCGTCCCTCACGAGGAGATCCCGTGGAGCAAGTACTACGCCGGCCTCGGCTCGCTGTCCGCGATGTCGGTCGCCTCGGCGGGGTTGGGGGTGGTTCCGCTGACGTGGATCCCCGGTCTCTGGCTCGCGGGCATCATCACGCTCCTGTTCCTCGGTTCGGCGCTGTACCACTGTCACTACGACACGAACCATCGCCTCGGCGCGGGCGAGGAGCCACCGACATGA